From Acidithiobacillus sp., the proteins below share one genomic window:
- the infB gene encoding translation initiation factor IF-2: MTVTVANFAAELGVTNARLLEQLNAAGISKNTAEDVVTEDDKHRLLASLRSAHGEGGGELRRITLNRTSTSEIKQSVGAGKSRTVQVEVRRKRTYVKREAVVEEATESAIPEQTPASDRMTPTVMESAPTVETVSAGEAVRVSTEPVLAEVVADQQMQPAHAAAAPVVTMEPPAQQVPSLPEARLAPAPSRAPERPSPDRGRTPAIGAERARSAAPSPASRTPAATTPAKGKKAGPGARAGDDDARRGGAARRGGRRSDEGGNADALARRHKSGDKRGRGRGGAAASEWAVAPVIREVAIPETITVGELASRMAIKATDVIKAMMKMGVMATINQVIDQETAAIVVEELGHKVKLVGITSPEAFLVEDGTAEAPIMGRRPPVVTVMGHVDHGKTSLLDRIRSTQVASGEAGGITQHIGAYHVETPKGMVTFLDTPGHEAFTAMRARGAQATDIVVLVVAADDGVMPQTIEAIHHARAAKVPMVVAVNKIDKPSVDPERIRQELAGHEVVPEEWGGDTQFVNVSAKTGLHIDDLLDAILLQAEMLDLDVQVNGPAKGVVIESRLDRGRGVVASVLVRQGTLHTGDMLLAGAQFGRVRALVDDTGQPTQSVAPGMPAEVLGLGDVPQAGDEVVVVADERKAREVALFRQGKFRDVRLAKSQKATLESLFEAAADGQLQQLNLLIKADVQGSVEALATTLERLSTAEVKVNVIHSGVGGITESDVNLAAASQAVIIGFNVRAEAPARRLIDHSGVDVRYHSVIYDAVDEVKAAMSGMLAPEIRERILGHAQVRDTFRVPKVGTIAGCMVTDGILRRNAKVRVIRQDVVIHAGEMDSLRRFKEDVKEVREGFECGVGIRNFNDLKNGDVIEAFETTEVARTV, from the coding sequence ATGACGGTAACTGTCGCCAATTTTGCTGCTGAATTGGGTGTAACAAATGCTCGGCTGCTGGAGCAGTTGAATGCTGCGGGCATTTCCAAGAATACGGCCGAGGATGTGGTCACTGAGGACGACAAACATCGTCTTCTCGCTTCGTTGCGCAGTGCGCACGGAGAGGGAGGCGGAGAACTGCGCCGCATTACACTCAACCGCACCAGCACCTCGGAAATAAAACAGTCTGTAGGCGCCGGGAAATCGCGTACGGTGCAGGTGGAAGTGCGCCGTAAACGGACTTACGTCAAACGGGAAGCGGTGGTTGAAGAGGCCACGGAATCAGCTATTCCAGAACAAACCCCAGCGAGTGATCGGATGACCCCAACGGTAATGGAGTCGGCGCCGACTGTGGAAACGGTTTCTGCGGGAGAGGCTGTGCGGGTTTCTACCGAGCCGGTGCTTGCGGAAGTTGTGGCTGATCAGCAGATGCAGCCGGCGCATGCGGCGGCTGCACCAGTGGTGACGATGGAACCACCTGCGCAACAGGTTCCGTCGCTCCCTGAAGCGAGGTTGGCACCCGCACCTTCGCGCGCTCCGGAACGGCCTAGTCCTGATCGCGGCAGGACACCGGCAATAGGCGCGGAACGTGCACGGTCTGCAGCACCATCGCCAGCGAGCAGAACGCCTGCCGCAACGACGCCAGCGAAAGGCAAAAAAGCTGGTCCGGGCGCGCGCGCGGGGGATGATGATGCCCGCCGTGGCGGAGCAGCTCGGCGGGGCGGGCGACGCAGTGACGAGGGCGGCAATGCCGATGCCCTCGCCCGGCGCCACAAGTCCGGAGACAAACGAGGCCGCGGCAGGGGGGGGGCTGCCGCAAGCGAATGGGCGGTGGCGCCGGTCATCCGCGAAGTGGCGATTCCCGAAACGATTACTGTGGGTGAGTTGGCCAGCCGGATGGCGATTAAGGCCACTGACGTGATCAAGGCGATGATGAAGATGGGGGTGATGGCCACCATCAATCAGGTGATTGATCAGGAAACCGCCGCAATCGTCGTAGAGGAACTGGGGCACAAGGTAAAGTTGGTGGGAATCACCAGTCCCGAAGCCTTCCTGGTAGAGGATGGGACTGCGGAGGCACCAATCATGGGCCGACGGCCTCCGGTGGTGACGGTCATGGGGCATGTGGACCATGGTAAAACGTCGCTACTGGACCGGATTCGTTCTACGCAGGTAGCCAGTGGTGAGGCTGGGGGTATTACCCAGCACATCGGCGCCTACCATGTGGAGACGCCGAAAGGGATGGTGACCTTCCTCGATACGCCGGGCCACGAGGCGTTTACGGCCATGCGTGCCCGTGGTGCGCAGGCGACGGATATTGTCGTGCTGGTGGTGGCAGCCGATGACGGGGTAATGCCGCAGACGATAGAGGCGATTCACCACGCCAGGGCCGCTAAAGTGCCCATGGTGGTGGCGGTGAACAAGATCGATAAGCCGTCCGTAGATCCGGAACGCATACGCCAGGAACTCGCCGGGCATGAAGTGGTGCCTGAGGAGTGGGGCGGTGACACGCAATTTGTGAATGTCTCTGCAAAGACCGGGCTGCATATTGATGATTTACTAGACGCTATTTTGTTGCAGGCAGAGATGCTGGATCTGGATGTTCAGGTGAACGGTCCGGCGAAGGGCGTGGTCATCGAGTCCCGACTGGATCGTGGACGTGGCGTCGTGGCATCGGTGCTGGTACGTCAGGGCACCCTGCATACGGGTGATATGCTTCTGGCTGGAGCACAGTTTGGACGGGTGCGGGCCTTGGTGGATGATACTGGCCAGCCGACGCAGTCGGTGGCTCCGGGCATGCCGGCAGAGGTGCTGGGTCTGGGGGATGTGCCTCAGGCCGGTGACGAGGTGGTCGTGGTGGCTGATGAGCGTAAAGCACGCGAAGTGGCGCTCTTTCGCCAGGGTAAATTCCGTGACGTGCGTCTGGCGAAGAGTCAGAAGGCGACACTGGAAAGCCTGTTCGAGGCCGCCGCAGATGGTCAGTTGCAGCAGTTGAATTTGCTGATTAAGGCAGACGTGCAGGGCTCCGTAGAGGCCTTGGCCACGACGCTGGAACGCCTTTCCACTGCCGAGGTAAAGGTCAATGTCATTCACTCCGGGGTCGGTGGCATCACGGAGTCCGATGTGAACCTCGCCGCGGCGTCTCAGGCGGTCATCATCGGCTTCAACGTGCGTGCGGAAGCGCCTGCGCGGCGTCTGATCGACCATAGCGGCGTGGATGTCCGTTATCACAGCGTCATTTATGATGCGGTGGACGAAGTGAAGGCTGCTATGAGTGGCATGCTCGCTCCCGAAATCCGTGAGCGTATTCTGGGCCATGCGCAGGTGCGCGATACGTTCCGGGTGCCCAAAGTGGGTACGATTGCCGGTTGTATGGTTACCGACGGCATCTTGCGGCGTAACGCCAAGGTCCGGGTAATCCGTCAGGATGTGGTCATTCATGCCGGAGAAATGGATTCCTTGCGGCGCTTCAAAGAAGATGTCAAAGAAGTGCGTGAAGGTTTTGAGTGTGGTGTGGGTATCCGCAACTTTAATGATTTGAAAAACGGCGACGTCATTGAGGCTTTCGAAACCACTGAAGTGGCGCGAACGGTCTAG